In Sporosarcina psychrophila, a genomic segment contains:
- a CDS encoding nuclease-related domain-containing protein, with translation MLEGIPRLIARLHPDHRKLQFLKDSFYRISAGYSGECNVDTYIERTQITHLTKIFTDVHLRISPTFTFQIDTLIITERYVLIVEVKNLKDTVRFVQNPPHLEQIFETGTEAILDCPIHQIESNKSNLDEWFRQRGIHLKTSGLLVLANQKTKVKDAPSDFPIIYKKQIPYFLQKLQPAETILSTAKIHDLAREIHAEKQHFNPFPLCSYYSIDHRELKTGLLCRYCNRQLQRENREKWSCELCGKNTVDPYSDGIKDWFMLVKNSITNEECRSFLKLKGSNAARYILSKSGLVKKGRSKATFYISSNRKQR, from the coding sequence TTGCTAGAGGGAATACCTCGTCTGATAGCCCGGTTACACCCTGACCATCGGAAATTACAGTTCTTAAAGGACTCTTTTTACCGAATAAGTGCTGGATATTCAGGTGAGTGTAATGTGGATACGTATATCGAGCGCACTCAAATAACCCATTTGACAAAGATATTTACCGATGTACATTTGCGAATTTCCCCGACATTCACATTTCAGATTGATACTTTGATTATTACGGAGCGCTATGTCTTAATTGTTGAAGTGAAAAATCTCAAAGATACAGTCCGTTTTGTGCAAAATCCCCCACATCTTGAGCAAATCTTTGAAACAGGTACAGAAGCAATCCTCGACTGCCCGATTCATCAAATTGAATCAAATAAATCGAATCTTGATGAATGGTTCCGTCAGCGTGGAATACATTTGAAGACATCTGGATTACTTGTTCTGGCTAACCAGAAGACAAAGGTGAAAGATGCACCTTCCGACTTTCCTATTATTTATAAGAAGCAAATCCCTTACTTTCTACAAAAACTACAGCCAGCTGAGACAATTCTTTCAACTGCAAAAATACATGACTTAGCAAGAGAAATTCATGCTGAAAAGCAACACTTCAATCCATTTCCGTTATGTTCATACTATAGTATCGATCACAGGGAGTTAAAGACAGGTTTGTTGTGCCGATATTGCAATAGGCAACTCCAGCGAGAAAATCGTGAGAAGTGGTCTTGTGAGCTTTGTGGGAAGAATACTGTTGACCCTTACAGCGATGGCATCAAAGATTGGTTCATGCTTGTTAAAAATTCAATTACAAACGAGGAATGCCGGAGTTTTTTAAAATTAAAAGGATCAAATGCAGCTCGTTACATTTTATCAAAATCGGGTCTTGTGAAAAAAGGAAGGTCCAAGGCGACTTTTTATATTTCGAGCAATAGAAAACAGAGATAA